TGCGCTTCTTCACCGTGTACGGCCCCTGGGGACGTCCGGACATGGCGCTGTTCCTGTTTACGCGCGCCATCCTCGCCGGCGAACCGATCCGCGTGTTCAACCACGGCAAGCACAAGCGCAGCTTCACCTACGTGGACGACATCGTCGAAGGCGTGATCCGCACGCTCGACAAGGTGCCGCCTATCGACGAAGGCTGGGACAGCAACCAGCCCGATCCGGCCAGCAGCGGTGTTGCGCCCTATCGCCTGTTCAACATCGGCAATGAGCGTCCGGTGGAGCTGCTGAAGTACATCGAAGTGCTCGAAGCATGCCTTGGCCGCAAGGCCATCATGGAGATGCTGCCGCTGCAGCCCGGCGACGTGCCCGACACTGAAGCCGATGTAACGGACCTGATACAGGCCGTTGGCTATAGGCCGCAGGTGTCGGTAGAAACCGGTGTCGACAACTTTGTACGCTGGTACAGGGAGTACTACCGCGTGTGATCGACTGACGCCACCACCAGTCCGGAGCGACTGCACGTTGCGCCTCGGACAGATCCACGATCGACATGGCAGTGAACGACGTGGATCGTTAGGGGGTTGGTGTGATCATCGACTACTTGGGTGGCGCGCATCCGGAGGATGTGGAAACCGATCTATGCATCGTCGGCGCCGGTGCGGCGGGCATCGCCATCGCACACAGCTTCATTGGCACCTCCGTGCAAGTTTGCCTGCTCGAAAGCGGCGGACTGGGTGGCGAGCAGCGCAACCAGGCCTTGTACGAAGGAAGCTCCGCCGGCCACATCGACTTTGATCCGGGCACCTCGCGCATGCGCGTGTTCGGTGGCAGCTGCAACCTGTGGGGCGGTGGCTGCATTCCCCTGGGCGGCGACGATCTCAAGCCCCGCGACTGGGTGCCGCACAGCGGCTGGCCGATCGGCTACACGGAGCTCGAACCGTATTACGCACGGGCACGCGCCTTCTGCCAGCTGGGCGACATCGCCTTCGCCGAAGGCACGTTCACCGCGCCGACCGCGCGCCCAGTGCTGCCCTTCGATGACGACAAGCTCATCAACTCGCTCTTCGCGCGCTGCCGCATCCTGTTCGGCAATGCCTATCGAGACGCACTAGAACACGCCCCCAACGTCAAGGTTCTGCTGCACGCCAACCTGCTTGAACTGATTCCCTCGCCGGACGGCGGGCACGTGCAGGACGCTATCATCGGGTCGCTGGCCGGCCACCGCGGACGGGTGCGCGCGCGCCACTACGTGCTGGCGTCGGGCGGCATCGAGAACGCACGCCTGCTGTTGCTCTCCAACTCCGTCGTGCCCGAAGGCCTCGGCAACCGGCACGACGTGGTGGGTCGTTACTTCATGGACCATCCGAGCGGCACCCTGGGCACCCTGACCGCCGACGAGCCGCATCGCGTCACCCGTCCGTATGAACGCCTGCATGGCAGGCATGCACCGATGTCGTTTCCCGAAATCGCGCTGTCGCCGGAATACCAGCGCACGCAGCGCGTGCTGAACGGTCGGGTGCACCCGTTTGGTGTAGAAGGTCCGCTGCCCCGCGGCATCCGCGCGCTGCGCGAACTGCGCACCGCTTTGCGCAAGACGGTGCAGGACGAAAACACCCTGCTTGAGGCGCGCCTCTCCGAGGCGCTCAGGAATGCCCCGGCAGGCGAAGTCATCACCGCGCCGTCCAGCCTTGGAATCACGGCCCTGAAGCTGGGCCTGG
This genomic interval from Dyella japonica A8 contains the following:
- a CDS encoding GMC oxidoreductase gives rise to the protein MIIDYLGGAHPEDVETDLCIVGAGAAGIAIAHSFIGTSVQVCLLESGGLGGEQRNQALYEGSSAGHIDFDPGTSRMRVFGGSCNLWGGGCIPLGGDDLKPRDWVPHSGWPIGYTELEPYYARARAFCQLGDIAFAEGTFTAPTARPVLPFDDDKLINSLFARCRILFGNAYRDALEHAPNVKVLLHANLLELIPSPDGGHVQDAIIGSLAGHRGRVRARHYVLASGGIENARLLLLSNSVVPEGLGNRHDVVGRYFMDHPSGTLGTLTADEPHRVTRPYERLHGRHAPMSFPEIALSPEYQRTQRVLNGRVHPFGVEGPLPRGIRALRELRTALRKTVQDENTLLEARLSEALRNAPAGEVITAPSSLGITALKLGLGIGDIARAFVHKLGNRPAVRNSHVELVGYFEQAPNPDSRVTLGTETDALGQRKVCVDWRLTSLDHHTHRASATLFGRELARSCNGHFTLAPWLAESAATSPEIHGTAHHIGTTRMSDDPATGVVDRNGKVHGVDNLHMAGSSVFPTGGWAFPTFTIVALSLRLADALRVQLLAGLL